The genomic segment CAATCCGGGTCACTGAGGCCCGTGCGGCTTCGACCGCGGCCTGGGCATCCACGATCATTGCCTCGGCAGACCGGATGGCCACCTTGGCCGCGGCCTGCGATGCCTGTGCCGAAGCCAATACGGCTCTCGCCCGACGTTCCGAGGCACGATCGTCATCGAGGGTTTGCTGCGAAATGGTGTCGGTCTGAGCGAGCCGTTCGGAACGTTCCAAACGTGTGGCGGCAGCATCGAGATCGGCATCGTGCAAGGCAACATTTGCCTGGGCGGCCTCGAATTCCGCCTGCCGCTGCTCAACGAGACTTTGCGCGGTCTGTACGGAAATCTGGGCCCGGCGTAGCTGTGCGGCGGCCTCGGCCCGCAGAGCCATGAGCTCGGTCGTGTCCATTCGAGCCAGAACATCGTCCTTCGTAACGAAATCGCCTTCCGAAAAGAAAACGTCTTCAAGCCGCCCGCCGGTCTTGGCCGCGATGTCGATATCCACCGCTTCGAGCCGGCCGTTGGCAATGACTATGCCGTCGGGGAAACCATTCGACGACAATTGCTCGAAGGCCACCCAGCCAGCGAAACCGACGAGAGCGATCCCGAGCGCCAGCCATTTCACTTTCAGTTTCATAATAGCCCTCATGTCTGCATTGGCCTGGAGGTATCTCTGTTGCGCATCCCCGTGATGCGCTTGGGGAAGAGAGGTGCGTCTTCATTCCAGAGCTTTGGCTCGGCGGCGCAGGCCCGCCAGTTTTTCATGTTCCAAAGTCAGATGCGTTGCGGTCACGTGTCGAAGTGCTTCCAGATACCGTGCAACCACCTCCAGTTCAGTCGAGGTGAACTCATCCGTGATCTGTGTGTAACAGGCGTGAAGAGCGACATATTCCTGCAAGGGACGAGCAGCGGCCTCTTTGTCCAGAGAAATCAGAACGCCGCGCCGATCCTCCGGATTCGGTTTTCGCACCACCATACCCCCGGCCTCCAACCTCAGGATCAGGGCTGAGACCGCGCCCGATGTCAGGCCAAGCGCATGCCCGATCTCTTTCGGGCTCATCGGGACGTTGTTTCCGCCCAGCAGGCAGATCGCCCGAAAGTCTGTCTGGTGCATGTCGCTCGACTGCGCGCTCTGCTCGTTAACGGCGTCGATCTGCTGCATGAAGCGCAGAAGCGCTTTGCCCACCCGGCGCACAATACTGTTTCTGCTTTGTTTATCGCTCATATTTTATCTTAATAGTGAAGATACTTCTTGGTAAAGGAAGTTTCTGTTAGCATTTGATGAGAATGGTTCGATTTCATCTCGCGGCTGCTTCGACAGGCCGGCTGCCTGTCGTCATATAGCTTGGAGCAAGGTGGCCTGGCTGATACCGGCCGTGCTGCAGGTTTCCGCAACCGGCGTGCCTTGCTCGCGCTGCTTCACGATGAAGGCCTTCTGCGCCTCCGTGAACTTCGATGCCTTCATGCGTTTCCACTACTCTCCCAGCCAAGAAGGATTAGCCGAAAACGCCTGCTTCGAACGATCCAGTTCCCAGGGGG from the Roseovarius indicus genome contains:
- a CDS encoding HlyD family secretion protein, producing MKLKVKWLALGIALVGFAGWVAFEQLSSNGFPDGIVIANGRLEAVDIDIAAKTGGRLEDVFFSEGDFVTKDDVLARMDTTELMALRAEAAAQLRRAQISVQTAQSLVEQRQAEFEAAQANVALHDADLDAAATRLERSERLAQTDTISQQTLDDDRASERRARAVLASAQASQAAAKVAIRSAEAMIVDAQAAVEAARASVTRIEAQIADATLVAPRDGRIQYRLAEPGEVLGAGGRVINMIDVSNVYMNFFLPTEEAGRIGIGTEVRLVLDAAPEIAIPATISFVSDVAQFTPRTVETEQERLKLTFRVRARIDPDLLQKYITQVKTGLPGMAYVRLNPEVDWPDFLQQTLAE
- a CDS encoding MarR family winged helix-turn-helix transcriptional regulator; the protein is MSDKQSRNSIVRRVGKALLRFMQQIDAVNEQSAQSSDMHQTDFRAICLLGGNNVPMSPKEIGHALGLTSGAVSALILRLEAGGMVVRKPNPEDRRGVLISLDKEAAARPLQEYVALHACYTQITDEFTSTELEVVARYLEALRHVTATHLTLEHEKLAGLRRRAKALE